A window of the Microcoleus sp. bin38.metabat.b11b12b14.051 genome harbors these coding sequences:
- a CDS encoding amino acid ABC transporter ATP-binding protein, translated as MYSNADSKVAVKVDRLYKSFGNLKVLREITTEIHKGEVIAIIGPSGCGKSTFLRCLNLLEVPTSGQIYIDGVDITLPKADIMKMRQKVGMVFQHFHLFPHMTVLQNVTYAPIKVKHVGKDEARLKGLELLEKVGLSDKAEVYPSKLSGGQKQRVAIARCLAMEPEILLMDEPTSALDPEMVKEVLDVMKALTQTGITMAIVTHEMGFAREVAHRILFLDGGKVAEDVPPQEFFSNPKCDRAKQFLEKML; from the coding sequence ATGTACTCGAACGCAGACTCCAAAGTAGCAGTTAAAGTCGATCGCCTTTATAAGTCTTTTGGCAATCTTAAGGTTTTGCGCGAGATTACCACGGAGATTCACAAAGGAGAAGTAATTGCAATTATCGGCCCTTCGGGCTGCGGTAAGTCTACTTTTTTGCGGTGTTTGAATTTACTGGAAGTTCCGACTTCGGGACAAATCTACATTGACGGCGTGGATATCACTTTGCCGAAAGCCGATATTATGAAAATGCGGCAAAAAGTGGGGATGGTGTTTCAGCATTTCCACTTATTCCCGCACATGACGGTGCTGCAAAATGTGACCTATGCACCTATCAAAGTCAAGCACGTTGGTAAGGATGAGGCGCGTCTGAAGGGCTTAGAATTGCTGGAAAAAGTCGGTTTGTCGGATAAGGCGGAAGTTTATCCTTCTAAGCTTTCGGGGGGTCAAAAACAGCGGGTGGCGATCGCCCGCTGCTTGGCGATGGAACCGGAAATTTTGCTAATGGATGAACCGACTTCTGCACTCGATCCTGAAATGGTTAAAGAAGTGTTAGACGTGATGAAAGCTTTGACGCAGACGGGGATTACCATGGCTATTGTGACTCACGAGATGGGTTTTGCACGGGAAGTCGCCCACCGCATCTTGTTTCTGGATGGCGGAAAAGTGGCGGAAGATGTGCCGCCGCAGGAGTTTTTTAGTAACCCCAAGTGCGATCGAGCCAAGCAATTTCTAGAAAAAATGCTCTAA